In Oncorhynchus tshawytscha isolate Ot180627B linkage group LG06, Otsh_v2.0, whole genome shotgun sequence, the following are encoded in one genomic region:
- the LOC112253236 gene encoding uncharacterized protein LOC112253236 — translation MLFPFSPGYDHRALSQSLDLPVCVVDDYLTSEAVNEMEQSNSTRSRATSVMETTEEGKLNNVEHLTLMDFLQNLTEKQWRGIREGMFDPLTKQQLAGLCLRIVQFLSDKLMQIIIPGLYELLGIQDAASSPLSQRSLTASLTSLLDDKTNTKSRVRFTEAGVPKRPGSRKSYNSFRIPTPYPSSNCMEQEEEEEQESQLKFKEIYLTKGSGSYLPKGAMRTLTSLSDVQKKTTNSETLQVLLGVSEDTLVTCVQDSLQGSLSKLACMSNSPSGSAGSMMLTPAVMAELAKDVKSALSVVVKSASASQTSLVTPVRGDSQTKVTESMMRELAAKLEKVDQESKSLTGQVMTTISDTMVAFVDENEQNLLKDLKDKITFLASHVGFIDDLDALIRKYESSYNISESGSSCTLTSKSIQKLSSREFQTSAIQAVSGVLAKKVSSLSFPSSVVQSELTGAVSGQTLSGIVKTESIHPVGSAASVVVKTFVSDMKSLAESEESPQQKSAWSAAVHIYHSIQNNLKDYFGKLQRCALKSIVTSDDNITNAEFKETVPLPCLNMKYRPSKSEPQLPESTGAVTLQRGLSESSKLLWAQTESEESKLLLTTCTKEVISELLVLYNTEMSKEDPCTLLEKKDQASLLRERNL, via the exons ATGTTGTTTCCATTCTCTCCTGGTTATGACCATAGAGCCTTGTCCCAGTCTCtagacctgcctgtctgtgtggtggATGACTACCTGACCTCTGAAGCTGTCAATGAGATG GAGCAGAGCAATTCTACCAGGAGCAGAGCAACCTCAGTGATGGAAACCACAGAAGAGGGGAAGCTCAACAATGTGGAACATCTGACACTGATGGACTTCCTTCAAAACCTAACTGAGAA GCAATGGAGGGGGATTCGTGAGGGCATGTTTGACCCG CTGACAAAACAACAGCTTGCCGGCTTGTGTCTGAGGATTGTCCAGTTTTTATCGGACAAGCTGATGCAGATCATCATCCCAGGTCTTTACGAACTACTGGGCATCCAAGATGCTGCCTCCTCTCCATTGTCACAGAGATCTCTCACAGCGTCACTCACCAGTCTGTTAGACGATAAGACTAACACCAAGTCCCGCGTGAGATTTACTGAGGCTGGTGTACCTAAGAGGCCAGGCAGTCGAAAGTCTTACAATAGCTTTCGCATCCCGACTCCCTACCCTTCCTCCAACTGTATGgagcaggaagaggaagaagagcagGAATCACAACTTAAGTTCAAGGAGATTTACCTGACTAAGGGCAGTGGAAGCTACCTGCCCAAGGGGGCCATGAG gactctaacctctctgtctgatGTGCAGAAGAAAACAACCAACTCTGAGACGCTACAAGTCCTCTTAGGTGTCTCAGAGGACACCCTCGTCACCTGTGTGCAGGACAGCCTGCAAGGTTCTCTCTCCAAACTTGCATGCATGTCCAATTCTCCATCTGGAAGTGCAGGCTCTATGATGCTAACCCCTGCTGTAATGGCAGAGTTGGCTAAAGATGTCAAGTCGGCCTTATCAGTGGTCGTTAAGAGTGCCTCCGCAAGTCAAACCTCTCTAGTGACACCGGTAAGGGGAGACTCACAGACCAAGGTGACTGAGAGCATGATGAGAGAGCTGGCTGCTAAACTTGAAAAAGTTGACCAAGAGAGCAAGAGTCTAACAGGGCAAGTCATGACCACCATCTCTGACACAATGGTGGCTTTTGTTGACGAGAACGAACAGAATTTGCTGAAAGATCTGAAGGACAAGATCACGTTTTTGGCATCGCATGTTGGCTTCATTGACGATCTTGATGCCCTGATAAGGAAATATGAGAGCAGCTACAATATTAGTGAATCTGGTTCCTCCTGCACGCTCACGTCTAAGAGCATCCAAAAACTCTCCAGCCGGGAGTTTCAAACATCAGCAATACAAGCAGTGAGTGGAGTTCTTGCCAAAAAAGTCAGTAGTTTGAGCTTTCCTAGTTCAGTCGTTCAGTCTGAGTTAACAGGTGCTGTATCAGGTCAAACATTGTCTGGCATTGTAAAGACAGAGTCAATTCACCCAGTGGGCTCAGCAGCGTCAGTAGTTGTTAAGACTTTCGTGTCAGATATGAAGTCCTTGGCTGAATCTGAAGAGAGTCCCCAACAGAAGAGTGCCTGGTCTGCTGCTGTTCACATTTACCACAGCATCCAAAACAACTTGAAAGATTATTTCGGCAAGCTTCAGCGATGTGCCTTAAAGAGCATTGTCACATCTGATGATAACATCACAAATGCTGAGTTTAAGGAGACAGTTCCACTTCCTTGCTTAAACATGAAATATAGGCCCAGTAAGAGTGAGCCTCAGTTGCCAGAGTCCACTGGTGCAGTTACTTTACAAAGAGGCCTAAGTGAGAGCTCAAAACTTCTTTGGGCACAAACTGAGTCAGAAGAAAGCAAGCTCCTTCTGACAACTTGCACCAAAGAAGTCATCTCAGAGCTTCTGGTCTTGTACAACACTGAGATGTCAAAGGAGGACCCCTGTACACTGTTGGAGAAAAAGGATCAGGCTTCtctattgagagagagaaatttGTAG